The Acanthopagrus latus isolate v.2019 chromosome 13, fAcaLat1.1, whole genome shotgun sequence genome contains a region encoding:
- the zfpl1 gene encoding zinc finger protein-like 1, producing MGLCKCPKRKVTNLFCFEHRVNVCEHCLVSNHNKCIVQSYLQWLQDSDYNPNCTLCNTPLTSHDTVRLVCYDVFHWSCLNNLASRLPLHTAPAGYQCPACQGPLFPPSNLASPIADVLKEQLSSVNWARAGLGLPLIEEPVGVLEETSAADVTDYTDWSTFDAQEQSNVYPSQSYNTSFSPPPSSVPPPAQEDIGGPRKNGDPNTQEHAVVNFTAANTRDTITIHTASSPRKIYDTRDISHSSVTQIDFDDDKYRRRPALSWFAQILKNRTGGKRTSFSWKQRVFMLLLVGVLGFFTLIIIMAKLGRASAGSDPNLDPLLNPHIRVGKN from the exons ATGGGTCTCTGCAAGTGTCCCAAGAGAAAGGTGACCAACTTATTCTGCTTCGAGCATCGTGTAAATGTGTGCGAGCATTGCCTCGTCTCCAACCACAACAAG TGTATCGTGCAGTCATATCTGCAATGGCTTCAGGACAGCGATTACAACCCCAACTGCACTCTGTGTAATACTCCACTGACTTCTCATGACACTGTCAGGCTCGTCTGCTATG ATGTATTTCACTGGTCCTGTCTTAATAACTTGGCATCTCGGCTGCCCCTCCATACGGCTCCAGCGGGATACCAATGTCCCGCCTGCCAGGGTCCACTGTTTCCCCCTTCCAACCTGGCCAGCCCAATTGCTGATGTGCTGAAAGAGCAGCTGTCATCTGTTAACTGGGCGAGAGCTGGTTTGGGGCTGCCGCTG ATTGAAGAGCCCGTCGGGGTTCTTGAGGAGACCTCAGCTGCTGATGTCACCGATTATACAGACTGGTCAACATTTGATG CACAAGAACAAAGTAACGTTTACCCCAGTCAGTCTTACAACACCAGCTTCAGCCCACCACCGAGCTCTGTGCCCCCTCCAGCACAGGAAGACATCGGAGGTCCTCGTAAAAATGGGGATCCAAATACGCAGGAGCATGCCGTGGTCAACTTTACTGCTGCTAACACCCGCGACACAATTACAATACACACAG CATCGTCACCGAGGAAGATCTACGACACTCGGGACATCAGTCACAGCTCTGTCACACAGATCGACTTTGACGATGACAAGTACCGAAGACGACCAGCGTTGAGCTGGTTTGCTCAAATTCTCAA AAATCGCACAGGTGGAAAGCGGACGTCTTTCTCCTGGAAGCAGCGCGTCTTCATGCTTCTTCTGGTCGGAGTTCTGGGATTCTTTACATTGATAATCATCATGGCTAAACTTGGACGTGCCTCTGCTGGCTCGGACCCAAATTTAGATCCTCTTCTTAACCCCCACATCCGTGTGGGCAAAAACTGA
- the flrt1a gene encoding leucine-rich repeat transmembrane protein FLRT1 gives MFTIMAPVGVAKLRARLFLLFLCLTLRAGMLQFAAATIQGYIGDRDMICPSVCRCDEDFIYCNDRGLSSIPSLPPTASVLYLQNNQINNPGLPTSLEHHLAVRVVYLYDNELDEFPLHLPPSVRELHLQDNNIRTIPRSALARMPLLEKLHLDDNSISTVSIEDQAFADNPRLRLLFLSRNHLSSIPSGLPASLEELRLDDNRISTIPTHAFRGLASLRCLVLDGNLLANQRIADDTFSRLSNLTELSLVRNSLQTPPVNLPSAHLQRLSLQDNALTHMPRGSLDGMRRLQRLDLSGNNLTTLPRGLFKDLDSLGQLLVRGNPWHCGCNMRWLYDWLQARGNSITVRGLTCHGPDRVRDMPLTDLTSEMEECEVVRTAGTRDKIGGGGVDSSTTQTPPQGSLFTLRSKRPGLGLPDSGLDYTLSSSGVGKSLALNVKPLSHNSVRVTWSVAQPSSSFRLSWLRLGTGNAMGSITETLVRGDRREYLLTSLQPRSSYIICMVPLPTSSESKGPISGDVDSDEALVCAKAETTDLSPLEEEEKEDSQQMTVLPLAGIIGGASAIVSLALIFCVFCWYGHRTGHLCPRDHYTRSSSRKSKTYDDYIESGTKKDNTILEIRGPGFQMTPMAACQPMQPKPLREDYIIHTIFPSNGTGLYKGADHVSNAGHGTNRGYREGGIPDIDYCYT, from the coding sequence ATGTTCACCATAATGGCACCTGTAGGTGTGGCTAAACTGCGGGCTCGGctctttctgctgtttctttgccTGACACTACGTGCGGGCATGCTTCAGTTTGCTGCAGCCACGATACAAGGGTACATCGGAGACAGGGACATGATATGCCCATCTGTATGCAGGTGCGACGAGGACTTTATCTACTGTAACGATCGCGGCCTGAGCTCCATCCCTTCACTGCCTCCTACGGCGTCTGTCCTCTACCTTCAGAATAACCAGATAAACAACCCGGGTTTGCCCACCTCCTTAGAGCACCACCTCGCCGTCCGTGTGGTCTACCTCTATGACAATGAATTGGATGAATTCCCCCTGCACCTGCCACCTTCCGTTCGTGAACTGCATTTGCAAGACAACAACATACGCACTATTCCTCGTAGTGCACTGGCGCGGATGCCCTTGTTAGAGAAGCTCCACTTGGATGACAATTCTATTTCCACTGTCAGTATTGAGGACCAGGCCTTTGCTGACAATCCACGGTTGCGCCTACTTTTCCTTTCACGCAATCACCTGTCTAGTATCCCCTCAGGACTGCCTGCCTCGCTGGAAGAACTACGTTTGGATGACAACAGAATCTCCACAATCCCGACCCATGCCTTCCGAGGCCTCGCCTCACTTAGATGTCTTGTCCTGGATGGGAACCTTCTGGCAAACCAGCGCATTGCTGATGACACATTTTCCCGCCTTTCCAACTTGACCGAGTTGTCCCTAGTCCGCAACTCTCTCCAGACCCCACCTGTCAACCTGCCCAGCGCCCATCTGCAGCGCCTGTCTCTACAGGACAATGCCCTGACTCATATGCCACGTGGTTCCTTGGATGGCATGCGTCGGCTGCAGAGGCTGGACCTGTCAGGGAACAACCTGACCACCCTGCCGAGGGGACTGTTCAAAGACCTGGATAGCCTCGGTCAGCTGCTGGTGCGAGGCAATCCTTGGCACTGTGGCTGCAATATGCGCTGGCTGTACGACTGGCTGCAGGCCCGTGGTAACTCCATCACTGTGAGAGGTCTAACCTGCCATGGGCCTGACAGGGTGCGAGACATGCCTTTGACGGACCTCACAAGCGAGATGGAGGAATGCGAGGTGGTGAGGACAGCGGGGACCAGAGACAAAATAGGTGGAGGTGGTGTCGATAGCTCTACCACTCAAACCCCTCCACAGGGCTCTCTCTTCACCCTCCGCTCAAAACGACCTGGCCTGGGGCTTCCTGACTCCGGTTTAGACTACACTCTGAGCAGCAGTGGTGTGGGGAAGAGCCTGGCCCTCAACGTGAAGCCCCTCTCTCACAACAGTGTCCGTGTTACCTGGAGCGTGGCCCAGCCCAGCTCCTCCTTCAGGCTGAGCTGGCTGCGACTGGGGACAGGGAACGCCATGGGATCAATCACAGAGACTCTGGTCCGGGGTGACCGCCGGGAATACTTGCTTACCTCCCTGCAACCACGCTCCAGCTACATCATCTGCATGGTGCCCCTCCCTACCAGTTCAGAAAGCAAAGGACCAATTTCTGGGGATGTTGACTCTGATGAAGCTCTGGTGTGTGCAAAAGCTGAAACGACAGACCTCAGCCcattggaggaggaggagaaggaagactCACAGCAGATGACAGTGTTGCCCTTGGCAGGAATTATTGGTGGGGCTTCTGCCATTGTATCTTTGGCTCTCATTTTTTGCGTCTTCTGTTGGTATGGACATAGGACTGGGCATTTGTGTCCCCGCGACCACTATACCCGCAGCAGCTCCCGAAAAAGCAAGACCTACGATGATTATATCGAGTCAGGCACCAAGAAGGACAATACTATCTTGGAGATCCGCGGACCGGGCTTCCAGATGACGCCTATGGCGGCTTGCCAGCCAATGCAGCCTAAACCCCTACGAGAGGATTACATCATTCATACCATATTCCCCTCTAATGGCACTGGCCTGTACAAAGGTGCCGACCATGTTTCCAATGCAGGACATGGCACCAACCGTGGTTATAGAGAAGGAGGAATCCCAGATATAGACTACTGTTACACATGA